The proteins below are encoded in one region of Helianthus annuus cultivar XRQ/B chromosome 2, HanXRQr2.0-SUNRISE, whole genome shotgun sequence:
- the LOC110886192 gene encoding uncharacterized protein LOC110886192 isoform X1: MAFDKSGSTSRKDTQNSGVQQQNYASDNEFEENDFIENTRSEATETKTMNESSDVRSKVKVENKPLLQEVDFISDGNSKNCGGSKVWVCKHCKQQSTSSYTRIHAHFFGPPAGKKVEIKRCPVLLRDREKYEKLLKRVKDAEQVGVSRSLKNSIVSNTLKQKFAASSKKPIEHSFGVMERNLVDLKIIRGLCANGIPFNVLRNPQFLEMISAINKAPAGYKPPSSEKARTNLLDECVRDVEKDLNPVKDTWYSQGVSIVSDGWTNVKHKPLFNVIAVNSRGAMFMYADDFSDLVKSAEGIANYLLSAIENIGPSNVLQVVTDNATNCKSAGKEIEKVQRWVKFMKEWIIC, translated from the exons ATGGCTTTCGATAAGAGTGGGTCGACCTCAAGAAAAGATACTCAAAATTCTGGAGTGCAGCAACAAAATTATGCAAGCGATAATGAGTTTGAAGAGAACGATTTCATAGAAAACACAAGATCAGAAGCAACAGAGACAAAAACCATGAATGAAAGTTCTGATGTTCGCAGCAAGGTGAAGGTGGAGAACAAACCGTTGTTGCAGGAAGTCGACTTTATAAGTGATGGGAATAGCAAGAATTGTGGGGGTTCAAAAGTATGGGTTTGCAAGCATTGCAAACAACAATCTACTAGTTCTTATACGCGTATTCATGCTCACTTTTTCGGTCCTCCTGCGGGGAAGAAAGTTGAAATCAAACGATGTCCAGTTCTACTCCGAGACCGCGAGAAGTATGAAAAGTTGTTGAAGAGAGTAAAGGACGCGGAACAAGTTGGTGTATCCCGGTCTTTAAAAAATTCAATTGTTAGTAATACTTTAAAACAAAAGTTTGCTGCATCTTCTAAAAAACCTATTGAACACTCGTTTGGTGTTATGGAGAGAAATCTTGTCGATTTAAAAATTATTAGAGGATTATGCGCTAACGGCATTCCATTCAATGTCTTGCGTAATCCTCAATTTTTGGAGATGATAAGTGCAATCAACAAGGCACCAGCGGGTTACAAACCTCCGTCTAGCGAAAAAGCACGAACCAATTTGCTCGATGAGTGTGTTAGGGACGTCGAGAAGGACTTGAATCCTGTCAAGGACACATGGTATTCACAAGGTGTTTCCATCGTCTCTGATGGATGGACTAATGTGAAACACAAGCCTTTGTTTAATGTTATTGCAGTGAATAGTCGAGGAGCGATGTTTATGTATGCCGACGATTTTTCCGACTTGGTAAAATCGGCGGAAGGAATAGCTAACTACTTACTTAGTGCTATTGAAAATATAGGACCAAGCAATGTTCTACAAGTAGTCACCGACAATGCAACAAATTGCAAGTCGGCTGGAAAAGAGATTGAAAAg GTACAAAGATGGGTGAAGTTTATGAAAGAATGGATAATATGTTAG
- the LOC110886192 gene encoding uncharacterized protein LOC110886192 isoform X2, whose protein sequence is MAFDKSGSTSRKDTQNSGVQQQNYASDNEFEENDFIENTRSEATETKTMNESSDVRSKVKVENKPLLQEVDFISDGNSKNCGGSKVWVCKHCKQQSTSSYTRIHAHFFGPPAGKKVEIKRCPVLLRDREKYEKLLKRVKDAEQVGVSRSLKNSIVSNTLKQKFAASSKKPIEHSFGVMERNLVDLKIIRGLCANGIPFNVLRNPQFLEMISAINKAPAGYKPPSSEKARTNLLDECVRDVEKDLNPVKDTWYSQGVSIVSDGWTNVKHKPLFNVIAVNSRGAMFMYADDFSDLVKSAEGIANYLLSAIENIGPSNVLQVVTDNATNCKSAGKEIEKVL, encoded by the exons ATGGCTTTCGATAAGAGTGGGTCGACCTCAAGAAAAGATACTCAAAATTCTGGAGTGCAGCAACAAAATTATGCAAGCGATAATGAGTTTGAAGAGAACGATTTCATAGAAAACACAAGATCAGAAGCAACAGAGACAAAAACCATGAATGAAAGTTCTGATGTTCGCAGCAAGGTGAAGGTGGAGAACAAACCGTTGTTGCAGGAAGTCGACTTTATAAGTGATGGGAATAGCAAGAATTGTGGGGGTTCAAAAGTATGGGTTTGCAAGCATTGCAAACAACAATCTACTAGTTCTTATACGCGTATTCATGCTCACTTTTTCGGTCCTCCTGCGGGGAAGAAAGTTGAAATCAAACGATGTCCAGTTCTACTCCGAGACCGCGAGAAGTATGAAAAGTTGTTGAAGAGAGTAAAGGACGCGGAACAAGTTGGTGTATCCCGGTCTTTAAAAAATTCAATTGTTAGTAATACTTTAAAACAAAAGTTTGCTGCATCTTCTAAAAAACCTATTGAACACTCGTTTGGTGTTATGGAGAGAAATCTTGTCGATTTAAAAATTATTAGAGGATTATGCGCTAACGGCATTCCATTCAATGTCTTGCGTAATCCTCAATTTTTGGAGATGATAAGTGCAATCAACAAGGCACCAGCGGGTTACAAACCTCCGTCTAGCGAAAAAGCACGAACCAATTTGCTCGATGAGTGTGTTAGGGACGTCGAGAAGGACTTGAATCCTGTCAAGGACACATGGTATTCACAAGGTGTTTCCATCGTCTCTGATGGATGGACTAATGTGAAACACAAGCCTTTGTTTAATGTTATTGCAGTGAATAGTCGAGGAGCGATGTTTATGTATGCCGACGATTTTTCCGACTTGGTAAAATCGGCGGAAGGAATAGCTAACTACTTACTTAGTGCTATTGAAAATATAGGACCAAGCAATGTTCTACAAGTAGTCACCGACAATGCAACAAATTGCAAGTCGGCTGGAAAAGAGATTGAAAAg GTTTTGTGA